A DNA window from Ficedula albicollis isolate OC2 chromosome 1, FicAlb1.5, whole genome shotgun sequence contains the following coding sequences:
- the CTC1 gene encoding CST complex subunit CTC1, which translates to MVREPVGQLSSAFESAPLKKCATSTAKHQVLEHKERVCLLLSLQTSTKIAGWRTVCVGSFSVDIRVLCKLSSSYILLYSCSFFLVFFSSFISISDLQHQQHIPCCSHLSWSTNEFKEWSHQGQGALAMQSTLPRTYLILVGYLADGRQEDKEKLVDGCLYVKDSTGKIPCELLHFELEWLESLFVFPSWSYIPQTDQSAAGYLEILVDPVPVNAPKEVLYGIPVTSPVSAGPLLTSRIPCKKRSKLTVAGELTKLGPLLCVNHKTFFFLFLKCFASAVCVPVLVQKLSQLLWHRVLQLGHRYTITGLSMSSLKKSGQMVFVTSVSSCLLPYCAEQVREQPLNSAWQGESTLSSSPETAEHLSCSLQLGAEEERPRSTKESKIISYVGFITKILNVQAGLFLLDNQVCLCLAYQPLLNSARGLRPGACVELIDVHLLQKPLVSFPYTVLGACLSTTVVLRSFSRLSTPYQPLASSGNLCLQLLFHFNLGMPLYLWLVSLLETFEERFSCFFGRRRLLSSMHQNPGAAEKFLVPLLQAMVPDREEARDIYKEILSKRHQCPLQKYWTLNPPCQAPSLSVVRHMAEQKSWEGFSPSQLLSPLEAQHMGTQELNRRLAWSYCTLSPISFQPQVILLGVLRVSSRSSSLQLQDKSRTLPCVISHKDGSPFAQTAVIGSLLQVKNYQLVVERFLKTDFPSWEHLQNLEHVREKKTSVYVQFYFEDVQVLYAAEGQIQKGLRSGNSSSLRKKKDGSTTSELETPEAKMLKLEDPKADTGRDENCQGDQSSTSTMSCVSHLFLVTQKEGLMSRNYQLPAEEAAEAKELQRSFQATVLWLGRPWLWRHPRETGTLSELEEMGCDGKEGVMQQEALLLFMGKSLRWFPFLHMDGLYRFVVPCCSDLEVFDKLCFPPVPATFLSRPSCPLCLPVQDSWHLEHETWISCLPESQLTAMSMLTGMDQTTASIPEVLSSSFTGSLVSFCGEIMERTLCASPKNEKSPVILGLPKQKGTLLSRDQSVKLSVSAAPGSPLVMDIYITATYLQHLWGLLPGAKFLFQNLERKISRFHNVYCTYIASSCVSVVSLPASHLPFPSSLAGEASSPSLVFLSSLRPQLQNLAQARILCHLSCVLTVCLQWICSLCSCIFKEGRCTRHNPPCPSQTGVRQASARVLVEDGTGEAVVLCRNEHVAAVLGLSLLEWEAAQNCVQSRGSVCIQHGEAPGTGCLEELEDLVACYLRNLCRNPLICRPILLDFSLDRKPSKILQPAPLQLRNFRCGETEFVSQVGPRPSLLCLKVEEVGQDALRYLNSQRMSRTSSSC; encoded by the exons ATGGTCCGCGAACCTGTTGGCCAGCTGAGCTCAGCGTTCGAGTCTGCGCCCTTAAAAAAG TGTGCTACATCCACAGCTAAGCACCAAGTTCTGGAGCACAAGGAGAGAGTCTGCTTGCTTCT CTCACTGCAAACCAGTACCAAAATTGCAGGCTGGAGAACAGTTTGTGTTGGCTCTTTCAGCGTTGATATTAGGGTACTTTGCAAACTGAGTTCTTCGTATATCCTGCTATAttcttgcagtttttttcttgtttttttttccagtttcatcTCCATCTCTGACCTACAGCATCAACAGCACATACCGTGCTGCAGCCACCTGAGCTGGAGCACTAATGAATTTAAGGAATGGTCTCATCAAGGACAAGGTGCTTTAGCCATGCAGAGCACTTTGCCAAGGACTTACCTGATCCTGGTTGGCTATTTAGCAGATGGAAGgcaagaagacaaagaaaagctgGTAGATGGTTGCCTATACGTGAAGGACAGTACTGGGAAAATTCCATGTGAG CTCTTGCACTTTGAACTGGAGTGGCTGGAGTCActgtttgtcttcccaagctGGTCATATATACCACAGACAGACCAGAGTGCAGCAGGGTACTTGGAAATCCTGGTGGATCCAGTGCCAGTAAATGCTCCCAAGGAAGTACTTTACGGCATTCCAGTCACCTCCCCAGTGTCAGCTGGGCCACTGCTTACCTCCAG GATTCCATGTAAGAAAAGATCAAAGCTTACTGTAGCAGGGGAATTGACCAAACTCGGGCCTCTCCTTTGTGTTAACCACAAGacattcttctttctgtttctgaagtgcTTTGCCTCCGCTgtttgtgtccctgtgctggtgcaA AAActcagccagctgctgtggcatCGTGTCCTCCAGCTGGGTCACAGGTACACAATCACAGGCTTGAGTATGTCCAGCCTGAAGAAATCTGGACAAATGGTGTTTGTCACCAGTGTTTCTTCGTGCCTTCTGCCCTACTGTGCAGAGCAGGTGAGGGAGCAGCCACTGAACAGTGCTTGGCAAGGAGAATCCACTCTGTCTTCTTCCCCTGAGACTGCTGAGCACCTCAGTTGCTCCTTGCAGCTGGGGGCTGAAGAAGAGAGGCCAAGATCAACCAAAGAGTCCAAGATCATCTCCTATGTG GGATTTATCACCAAAATACTCAATGTCCAAGCTGGTCTCTTTTTACTGGATAACCAAGTCTGCTTGTGCCTTGCTTACCAGCCACTGCTGAACTCTGCAAGGGGACTCCGACCAGGAGCCTGTGTGGAG CTCATCGACGTCCACCTCCTGCAGAAGCCTCTGGTGTCCTTCCCTTACACTGTACTTGGTGCTTGCCTGAGCACTACGGTTGTGCTGAGGAGTTTTTCAAGGCTCAGCACCCCCTACCAGCCACTGGCCTCTTCAGGAAATCTCTGCTTACAGCTGCTCTTCCACTTCAATCTTGGAATGCCACTGTACCTCTGGTTGGTGAGCCTCCTGGAGACATTTGAGGAGAG GTTCTCTTGTTTCTTTGGGCGCCGTCGACTGCTCAGCTCTATGCACCAaaaccctggagctgctgaaaagTTCCTTGTCCCCCTTCTGCAAGCTATGGTGCCAGACAGAGAGGAAGCAAGAgatatttataaagaaattctATCAAAAAGACACCAGTGTCCGCTGCAGAAA TATTGGACTCTGAACCCTCCATGCCAGGCCCCATCTCTGTCTGTAGTTCGCCACATGGCAGAACAGAAGAGCTGGGAAGGCTTCAGTCCATCACAGTTGCTTTCCCCCTTGGAAGCACAGCATATGGGCACCCAGGAGCTGAATCGCAGACTGGCCTGGTCCTACTGCACACTCTCACCAATAAGTTTCCAGCCCCAAGTC ATACTCCTGGGTGTGCTGAGGGTCTCCTCCAGGAGCAgttccctccagctgcaggacaagAGCCGCACGCTTCCCTGTGTGATCTCCCATAAGGATGGTAGCCCCTTTGCACAGACTGCTGTCATAG GATCACTCTTGCAGGTGAAAAACTACCAGCTTGTAGTGGAGAGATTTCTTAAGACTGATTTTCCCTCCTGGGAACACTTACAAAATCTGGAGcatgtgagagagaaaaaaaccag TGTCTATGTGCAGTTCTACTTTGAGGATGTCCAGGTTCTCTATGCTGCTGAAGGACAAATCCAGAAAGGCCTTAGGAGTGGAAACAGCTCCTCtttgaggaagaagaaagatggCAGCACAACATCTGAGCTGGAAACTCCAGAggcaaaaatgctgaaattggAGGATCCCAAGGCAGATACTGGCAGAGATGAGAACTGTCAGGGGGACCAGAGCAGCACCAGTACAATGAGCTGTGTATCTCACCTGTTCTTGGTTACCCAGAAGGAGGGTCTCATGTCACGCAATTACCAACTGCCCGCAGAAGAAGCGGCGGAAGCAAAGGAGCTGCAGCGCAGTTTCCAAGCCAcagtgctgtggctgggcagaCCATGGCTCTGGAGGCACCCCAGAGAAACTGGGACTCTAtcagagctggaggagatgggCTGTGATGGAAAAGAGGGTGTGATGCAGCAAGAA gcactgctgctctttaTGGGGAAGTCTCTGCGATGGTTTCCATTCCTGCACATGGATGGACTGTATCGCTTTGTTGTGCCCTGCTGCTCG GACTTGGAAGTGTTTGACAAGCTCTGTTTTCCACCTGTGCCAGCAACGTTCCTGAGCAGGCCATCCTGCCCACTGTGCCTGCCTGTCCAAGATAGCTGGCACTTAGAGCATGAGACCTGGATCTCCTGTCTGCCTGAGAGCCAG CTGACAGCCATGTCAATGCTGACAGGCATGGACCAGACAACTGCCTCCATTCCAGAAGTGCTTAGCAGCAG TTTCACAGGTTCCCTTGTTTCTTTCTGTGGTGAGATCATGGAGAGGACCTTGTGTGCCTCTCCCAAGAATGAGAAGTCACCTGTGATCCTTGGCCTTCCAAAGCAGAAAG GGACTCTGCTATCCAGGGATCAAAGTGTGAAGCTCAGTgtctcagctgctccaggctccccTCTTGTGATGGACATTTACATTACTGCCACCtacctgcagcatctctggggTTTGCTACCTGGAGCCAAGTTCCTCTTCCAGAACTTGGAACGCAAGATCTCAAG ATTCCATAATGTTTATTGCACATACATTGCCTCCAGCTGTGTGAGCGTTGTATCTCTGCCAGCTTCTCACCTACCTTTTCCTTCTAG TCTTGCAGGAGAAGCCTCATCCCCCTCACTAGTGTTTCTATCCAGTTTGAGACCTCAGCTGCAAAACCTGGCTCAAGCCCGGATTTTATGCCACTTGTCCTGTGTACTGACTGTGTGCCTGCAATGGATTTGCTCACTTTGCAGCTGCATCTTCAAAGAG GGGAGGTGCACCCGACACAATCCTCCATGTCCATCACAAACAGGAGTGAGGCAAGCCAGTGCACG GGTGCTGGTGGAGGATGGAACAGGTGAagctgtggtgctgtgcaggaatGAACATGTGGCAGCAGTGCTAGGCCTGAGCCTTCTTGAGTGGGAAGCTGCACAGAactgtgtgcagagcaggggcagcgTGTGCATTCAGCATGGGGAAGCTCCTGGAACAGGG tgTCTAGAGGAACTCGAGGATCTTGTTGCTTGTTACCTAAGGAATCTGTGCAGGAATCCTCTCATATGTCGGCCTATCCTGTTGGATTTCAGCCTAGACAGGAAGCCCTCCAAGATCCTGCAGCCTG ctcccctgcagctgcGGAATTTTCGCTGTGGTGAAACGGAGTTCGTGTCACAAGTAGGGCCTCGTCCAAGCCTGCTGTGCCTGAAGGTGGAGGAAGTGGGACAAGATGCCTTACGCTACCTGAACAGCCAGAGGATGAGCAGGACATCCAGTTCCTGCTGA